Proteins encoded within one genomic window of Streptomyces taklimakanensis:
- a CDS encoding helix-turn-helix domain-containing protein, translating into MAAAQDLEGFASWIEGLIRERGYDIDSPRGGGKSRLADAAGVHRAAITRLLRRHSMPDLETMRRLARVLRVPVREMLIRSGQLTAEELPPASAAQPPGEGADGTLTLRRAAELLGIPVEQREMFVRVAGQFLPEGGRPEVPARRRA; encoded by the coding sequence ATGGCGGCTGCTCAGGACCTTGAAGGCTTCGCGTCCTGGATCGAGGGGCTGATCCGGGAGCGGGGCTACGACATCGACAGCCCGCGGGGCGGCGGCAAGTCGCGACTCGCCGACGCCGCGGGCGTGCACCGTGCGGCGATCACCCGGCTGCTGCGGCGGCACAGCATGCCCGACCTGGAGACCATGCGCCGCCTCGCCCGGGTCCTGCGGGTCCCGGTCCGGGAGATGCTGATCCGTTCCGGGCAACTCACCGCGGAAGAGTTGCCGCCGGCGTCCGCCGCGCAGCCCCCCGGGGAGGGGGCGGACGGGACGCTCACCCTGCGGCGCGCCGCCGAGTTGCTGGGCATCCCGGTCGAGCAGCGGGAGATGTTCGTCCGGGTGGCGGGTCAGTTCCTGCCGGAGGGCGGTCGGCCGGAGGTGCCCGCGCGCCGTCGCGCCTGA
- a CDS encoding DUF3618 domain-containing protein — MSARDTVPAGSDLQAPGIPSDPETPAELRERIERTRRELGDTLEELTAKTDVRAMARRKASKAARAGRRNARTLAVVGGATLAVTVAALVAARHLRHGGPGGGGGRPWRRIPVYDPRPSASFRRLTARLAR, encoded by the coding sequence ATGAGCGCCCGCGACACCGTGCCGGCCGGCTCGGACCTCCAGGCCCCGGGCATCCCCTCCGATCCGGAGACCCCCGCGGAACTCCGCGAACGGATCGAGCGCACCCGCCGGGAGCTGGGCGACACCCTCGAGGAACTGACGGCCAAGACGGACGTCAGGGCCATGGCCCGCCGGAAGGCGTCAAAGGCGGCACGGGCCGGCCGGCGCAACGCGCGCACCCTGGCCGTCGTGGGCGGCGCCACCCTGGCCGTGACGGTGGCGGCGCTGGTGGCTGCGCGGCACCTGCGACACGGTGGCCCGGGTGGCGGCGGAGGGCGACCGTGGCGGCGGATCCCCGTGTACGACCCGCGGCCCTCGGCCTCATTCCGGCGCCTCACCGCGCGCCTCGCGCGCTGA
- a CDS encoding phage holin family protein has translation MTTAHRTDGHRRGDEHSVGELVARATTQMSQLLHEELRLAKMEMTEKGKRAGLGGGMLGAAATIAFIAVQAGVAAAIAGLAVVWPVWLSALVVMVVLLLVAGVLAVLGRQEVRRATPAKPERALRGVQDDFHEIRGRVRR, from the coding sequence ATGACCACGGCACATCGGACGGACGGGCACCGACGAGGTGACGAACACTCCGTCGGCGAACTGGTGGCGCGCGCCACCACGCAGATGTCGCAGCTCCTCCACGAGGAGTTGCGACTCGCCAAGATGGAGATGACCGAGAAGGGCAAGCGGGCCGGGTTGGGCGGCGGAATGCTGGGCGCCGCCGCGACCATCGCCTTCATCGCGGTGCAGGCCGGAGTGGCGGCCGCGATCGCCGGTCTGGCCGTGGTGTGGCCGGTGTGGCTGTCCGCCCTGGTCGTCATGGTGGTGCTGTTGCTCGTCGCCGGGGTGCTGGCCGTCCTGGGCCGGCAGGAAGTGCGCAGGGCGACTCCGGCGAAGCCCGAACGGGCGCTGCGCGGCGTGCAGGACGACTTTCACGAGATCAGGGGAAGGGTACGGCGATGA
- a CDS encoding YihY/virulence factor BrkB family protein, with protein MTGPAPAIRRGMAKTWWTVLRGTVKEFLDDEIADRAAALTYYGVLSIFPALLLLVSLLGVVGETATRHILDNLEQLAPGQAREILRDAVDEIQRGGGGFLAVVSLLAAVWAASGYVAAFIRTANHIYDIPEGRPVWKLTPLRIGVTLMLMVLLALSALIVVFTGGVAEQVGTAIGMGEQALLVWSIVKWPVLVLLVASMISILYWSAPNARLRGLRMAPGSVLAVLLWVVTSAGFALYTANFGSYNKTYGTLAGVVVFLVWLWLSNLAILLGLELDAELARRRAYAGGLPRGEEPYVEPRDTTKWPRSLRRELRARRRERRGGGRAPETPDAPGASAREARGEAPE; from the coding sequence ATGACCGGGCCCGCTCCGGCAATCCGTAGGGGCATGGCGAAGACGTGGTGGACCGTACTGCGCGGCACGGTCAAGGAATTCCTCGACGACGAGATCGCGGACCGGGCGGCGGCCCTCACGTACTACGGCGTGCTGTCGATCTTCCCGGCCCTGCTGCTGCTCGTCTCGCTGCTCGGTGTGGTCGGCGAGACGGCGACCAGGCACATCCTGGACAACCTGGAGCAGCTCGCCCCGGGGCAGGCCCGCGAGATCCTGCGCGACGCGGTGGACGAGATCCAACGCGGCGGCGGCGGTTTCCTGGCGGTCGTCAGTCTGCTGGCCGCCGTGTGGGCCGCTTCCGGTTACGTCGCGGCGTTCATCCGCACCGCCAACCACATCTACGACATCCCCGAGGGGCGCCCGGTGTGGAAGCTCACGCCGCTGCGCATCGGCGTCACGCTGATGCTGATGGTGCTGCTCGCGCTGAGCGCGCTGATCGTGGTCTTCACGGGTGGGGTGGCCGAGCAGGTGGGGACGGCCATCGGCATGGGCGAACAGGCGCTGCTGGTGTGGTCGATCGTGAAGTGGCCGGTGCTGGTGCTGCTGGTGGCGTCGATGATCAGCATTCTGTACTGGTCGGCGCCCAACGCCCGGCTGCGGGGGCTGCGCATGGCGCCGGGCAGCGTGCTGGCGGTGTTGCTGTGGGTGGTCACCTCCGCGGGGTTCGCCCTCTACACCGCCAACTTCGGCTCGTACAACAAGACGTACGGCACCCTCGCGGGCGTCGTCGTCTTCCTGGTCTGGCTGTGGCTGTCGAACCTGGCGATCCTCCTGGGTCTGGAACTGGACGCGGAGCTGGCCCGGCGGCGGGCGTACGCCGGTGGTCTCCCGCGGGGCGAGGAGCCGTACGTGGAGCCGCGCGACACCACCAAGTGGCCGCGCTCGCTGCGGCGGGAACTCAGGGCCCGCCGAAGGGAGCGCCGCGGGGGCGGACGGGCGCCCGAGACGCCGGACGCTCCCGGCGCCTCAGCGCGCGAGGCGCGCGGTGAGGCGCCGGAATGA